CACGATCTCCGATAGACGCACTCCAGGGAGTCCTCTGCGAGGTTGTTGGGAAAAAGATCAGCGTCACCGGAAGTGACCTGGAGATGACGGTCCGAACATCTCTTGAAGTCGAGGTCAAAGAAGAGGGAACGGTTCTGATCCCGGCCCGGCTTGCGGCCGAAGCAGTGAGAAAGCTCCCGCCCGGGGCCGTCACTATGAAGACCGACGATTCCGAGGTCGAGATAACCGGTCATGGTCCCAGTATCCGACTTCGGCAGTTGAACGTCGATGACTATCCGCATATAGAGACAAGCGATGATGCCGCAGGTAGCGAAATTGCAGGCAAGGAGTTGGTGGATGCCATCAACCAGGTAGTCATAGCGGCGTCCGGAGACGACGCTCGTCCCATGCTCACCGGGGTCAAGGTCGAGCCGATCGAAGGCGGCTTCCGGATGGCGGCGACAGATTCCTATCGCCTGGCGGTGCGCGACCTTCTTGGCAGTGATCTTCCGGTGGGGGGTTTGATACCGGCCCGGGGTCTCAAAGAGATAGGACGAACGGTCACCGATGACAAGATTCGATTGTCAGTCGGTACCCGGATGGCAACGGTTTCGTCGGAGCGCGGTTCTCTGACCGTTCGACTCATCGAGGCGACTTTCCCCAACTACCAGCAGTTGCTTCCCGACTCCTATCCCAACAGCTTGACAGTCAAGAAAGGGGATTTACTTTCGGCTATCGATCGGGCTTCACTGGTGGCCGAAGACCATATTCCTGTGCGGCTCGACGTCGGTGACAATGGCGTTACCGTGAGCGTTACGAGGCAAGAGGTCGGCGGTACATCTGAGCGAGTGGAGGGCTCCTTTTCCGGTGAACCATTTCAGATAGCTTTCAACCCCCGCTATCTCGCCGATGGCATATCCGCAGTTGATGACGACGAGATTGT
This genomic window from Rhodothermales bacterium contains:
- the dnaN gene encoding DNA polymerase III subunit beta, which translates into the protein MHIRAERDDLADVLSRAARAVGTRSPIDALQGVLCEVVGKKISVTGSDLEMTVRTSLEVEVKEEGTVLIPARLAAEAVRKLPPGAVTMKTDDSEVEITGHGPSIRLRQLNVDDYPHIETSDDAAGSEIAGKELVDAINQVVIAASGDDARPMLTGVKVEPIEGGFRMAATDSYRLAVRDLLGSDLPVGGLIPARGLKEIGRTVTDDKIRLSVGTRMATVSSERGSLTVRLIEATFPNYQQLLPDSYPNSLTVKKGDLLSAIDRASLVAEDHIPVRLDVGDNGVTVSVTRQEVGGTSERVEGSFSGEPFQIAFNPRYLADGISAVDDDEIVLDAQDGHKAGILRGANTPGFTYLLMPVRI